In the genome of Enterobacteriaceae endosymbiont of Donacia marginata, one region contains:
- the hisB gene encoding bifunctional histidinol-phosphatase/imidazoleglycerol-phosphate dehydratase HisB, translated as MLKKILFIDRDGTLISEPKRNYQVDNINKLFFEKNVIIALSELKKFSYLFVIITNQDGLGTKHFSYKSFNIPHNFMINIFKSQGIEFENVFICPHYSYDNCICRKPNITLLKQYLNNNLDNINSYVIGDRLTDIKLAKNIGINGILYNQKTCNWLDILTKLTPIKRYATIKRITKETIIDVELFLDKKGKNNINTGINFLNHMLEQIAIHGGFILNIYSKGDLYIDDHHTIEDIAITLGKTFLKAIGNKKGINRFGFLLPMDESLAQCAIDLSGRPYLQYHVNFKYQKVGDLNTEMIKHFFYSLSYSMACNIYLKVTGENDHHKIESLFKAFGCSLKQAIKVGNNHIIPSSKGVLI; from the coding sequence ATGCTAAAAAAAATACTTTTTATAGATAGAGATGGTACGTTAATATCTGAACCTAAAAGAAATTATCAAGTTGATAATATTAATAAATTGTTTTTTGAAAAAAATGTTATTATTGCATTATCAGAATTAAAAAAATTTTCTTATTTATTTGTAATAATTACAAACCAAGATGGGTTAGGTACTAAACATTTTTCTTATAAATCTTTTAATATTCCCCATAATTTTATGATTAATATTTTTAAATCTCAAGGTATTGAATTTGAAAATGTTTTTATCTGTCCTCATTATTCTTATGATAATTGTATATGTAGAAAACCAAATATAACATTATTAAAACAATATTTGAATAATAATTTAGATAATATAAATAGTTATGTTATAGGAGATCGTTTAACTGATATAAAATTAGCAAAAAATATTGGGATTAATGGTATTTTATATAATCAAAAAACATGTAATTGGTTAGATATTTTAACTAAATTAACACCAATAAAAAGATATGCTACAATAAAACGAATAACAAAAGAAACAATAATAGATGTTGAATTATTTTTAGATAAAAAAGGAAAAAATAATATTAATACTGGAATTAATTTTTTAAATCATATGTTAGAACAAATAGCGATACATGGAGGTTTTATTTTAAATATTTATAGTAAGGGAGATCTATATATTGATGATCATCATACAATAGAAGATATTGCAATAACATTAGGAAAAACTTTTTTAAAAGCTATTGGAAATAAAAAAGGAATTAATAGATTTGGTTTTTTATTACCGATGGATGAATCTTTGGCTCAATGTGCAATTGATTTATCAGGAAGACCATATTTACAATATCATGTAAACTTTAAATACCAAAAAGTTGGAGATTTAAACACAGAAATGATTAAACATTTTTTTTATTCTTTATCATATTCTATGGCATGTAATATATACTTAAAAGTTACAGGCGAAAATGATCATCATAAAATTGAAAGTTTATTTAAAGCATTTGGATGTTCTTTAAAACAAGCTATAAAAGTAGGGAATAATCATATTATTCCAAGTTCAAAAGGAGTTTTAATTTGA
- the hisH gene encoding imidazole glycerol phosphate synthase subunit HisH yields the protein MKIVILDTSCGNFYSLQSTIKKIGFSSKITNKKKLILDADKIFLPGVGSADSIIKKLKNDNLIKLIQDCKKDVLGICLGMQILGKYSEENEGIATLGILNYSVNLMDNRYKPIPHMGWNKVNNIISSPLFNNINQNSYFYFSHSYNIDINNNTIATTNYEKEFSSVIQKENFFGVQFHPERSGINGIQLIKNFLNI from the coding sequence TTGAAAATTGTGATTTTAGATACATCTTGTGGTAATTTTTATTCTTTACAATCTACTATAAAAAAAATAGGATTTAGTTCAAAAATTACAAATAAAAAAAAATTAATTTTAGATGCTGACAAAATTTTTTTACCAGGAGTAGGTTCTGCTGATTCTATAATAAAAAAATTAAAAAATGATAATTTAATAAAATTAATTCAAGATTGTAAAAAAGATGTTTTGGGAATATGCTTAGGTATGCAAATTTTAGGGAAATACAGTGAAGAAAATGAAGGCATTGCTACATTAGGAATTTTAAATTATTCTGTAAATTTAATGGATAATAGATATAAACCTATCCCACATATGGGTTGGAATAAAGTAAATAATATAATATCATCACCATTATTTAATAATATTAATCAAAATTCTTATTTTTATTTTTCACATAGTTATAATATTGATATTAATAATAATACAATAGCTACTACTAATTATGAAAAAGAATTTAGTTCTGTTATTCAAAAAGAAAATTTTTTTGGAGTTCAATTTCATCCAGAAAGATCAGGAATTAATGGTATTCAATTAATTAAAAATTTTTTAAATATATAA
- a CDS encoding 1-(5-phosphoribosyl)-5-[(5-phosphoribosylamino)methylideneamino] imidazole-4-carboxamide isomerase, giving the protein MIIPAIDLIKGQVVRLHQGKFNLKRKYLYEPLFYIKKYIKQGAQKIHIIDLDGAKNPSKKQIVLLKKIFKYNLPPIQLGGGIRSKKDIDLIFNLIPKVQIILGSSIIKNFKDVQKWFRLYNPNSIILALDIKINKKNQKIIFINGWQDKSNIIFEDIIEKFLDLGLKHVLCTDISRDGTYLGPNINLYTEIVKNYPQIFFQASGGISSLQDIINLKKSGVKHIIIGRAFLEKKFTIQEANLCWQKE; this is encoded by the coding sequence ATGATTATTCCAGCAATTGATTTAATAAAAGGACAAGTAGTTAGATTACATCAAGGGAAATTTAATTTAAAACGTAAATATTTATATGAACCTTTGTTTTATATAAAGAAATATATAAAACAGGGAGCTCAAAAAATTCATATTATAGATTTAGATGGGGCAAAAAATCCTAGTAAAAAACAAATAGTTTTATTAAAAAAAATTTTTAAATATAATTTACCTCCTATACAATTAGGGGGCGGGATCAGATCTAAAAAAGATATAGATTTAATTTTTAATTTAATACCTAAAGTACAAATTATATTAGGATCTTCTATTATCAAAAATTTTAAAGATGTACAAAAATGGTTTAGATTATATAATCCAAATTCTATTATTTTGGCATTAGATATTAAAATCAATAAAAAAAATCAAAAAATAATTTTTATTAATGGGTGGCAAGATAAAAGTAATATAATTTTTGAAGATATTATTGAAAAATTCTTAGATTTAGGATTAAAACATGTATTATGTACAGATATTTCTAGAGATGGAACTTATTTAGGTCCAAATATAAATTTATATACTGAAATAGTTAAAAATTATCCTCAAATTTTTTTTCAAGCATCAGGAGGTATTTCATCATTACAAGATATTATTAATTTAAAAAAAAGTGGAGTAAAACATATAATTATAGGAAGAGCTTTTTTAGAAAAAAAATTTACTATTCAAGAGGCTAATTTATGTTGGCAAAAAGAATAA